A portion of the Aricia agestis chromosome 1, ilAriAges1.1, whole genome shotgun sequence genome contains these proteins:
- the LOC121727076 gene encoding uncharacterized protein LOC121727076: MGQALGKLCSSSNIQAVGSVLDRVISQPHTEEHTVLYKLADYKKGGLLLDTYTRGGMQAAERLIREELSAYMYAGGRGRVINRAEYLRWKFRDQEQVVLPIEASLSPHDPLAKWEDHTACWQMSYRGALGESLLHVLIICDTKIHTRIARTLVKCYPKLSLDVVEGEEYLGASSLHLAIAYSNNELVQDLVEAGADVNQRAIGSFFLPRDQQCVPPARQTNYEGLAYLGEYPLAWAACCANEAVYNLLLDSDADPDAQDSFGNMILHMVVVCDKLDMFGYALRHPKVPASNGRLNRAGFTPLTLACQLGRASVFREMLELSCREFWRYSNITCSAYPLNALDTLLPDGRTNWNSALFIILNGTKQEHLNMLDGGIIQRLLEEKWKTFARKKFLKRLLILMLHLLLLSIAVYLRHSSLEADVQPDWSMEVTDARGGIRLGCELGTIASTLCYIFLQQGDELKNQGIVAYFKQLIHEPAKFIFLSSNLLLLACIPARLGRQNEVEEAILIFVLPGSWFLLMFFAGAVKLTGPFVTMIYSMITGDMFTFGIIYSIVLFGFSQSFYFLYRGFPNVQSTLFSSYPSTWMALFQITLGDYSYTDLGQTTYPNLSKTVFTVFMVFVPILLLNMLIAMMGNTYAHVIEQSEKEWVKQWAKIVVSLERSVAQEDAHKYLQEYSIGLGPSDDPRYEQRGVMVIKSKAKTRAKQRKGALANWKRVGKVTIAELRKRGISGEELRLLMWGRVSISTPTKPALARAPALDFSAADCGAAGVVPALSSALNVMAYTQDMDLTNTGTEILLQPKPDLLVNGGTLIPPAPHTAMQPHAAPSLLPQPGPPTPMQTTATGAIPVAKSDVPVVQQPIEDPQKITVAPPTVDEIVYRDYLQELMLLVETGCPNDPTIQNLAQRAADLTGVPEIDINVSTAVKSARQMVAGAVSGLFGVAAEPPPPESNWQRDHNEHTDSDPMPDSVVLGRAARARRARTASRRAPPPPPHLYVPARSMYLIASESSAVDSDVAIEDQLFNSGRNSALGNEDHLRAARPLCIQHATTPGLVEHSLYVEGSGSGAEVESAAPAHQNKKPRAKTARPRQNRISPEPKAGSPLEPWATAPLSRLSRLIRSSSSSTSLTSQSSSETPQKY, encoded by the exons ATGGGCCAGGCTCTTGGTAAACTCTGCTCATCTTCTAACATCCAGGCGGTCGGATCCGTGCTTGACCGTGTAATATCGCAGCCACATACAGAAGAACATACTGTCCTATACAAGCTTGCAGATTACAAAAAAG GAGGTTTGTTGTTGGATACATACACTCGAGGCGGCATGCAAGCTGCTGAGAGGCTGATACGAGAAGAGCTGTCTGCGTACATGTACGCCGGTGGTCGCGGTCGAGTGATTAACAGAGCAGAATATCTTAGGTGGAAGTTTAGAGATCAGGAGCAA GTAGTGCTGCCAATAGAAGCGTCGTTGTCACCTCACGACCCCCTGGCCAAGTGGGAGGACCACACCGCGTGCTGGCAGATGAGCTACCGCGGAGCACTGGGAGAGTCTCTTTTACACGTCCTCATAATTTGCGATACGAAG ATTCACACCCGAATTGCAAGAACATTGGTAAAATGTTATCCCAAGCTCTCGTTAGACGTCGTAGAAGGTGAAGAATATCTAG GTGCTAGCTCGCTACACTTGGCGATCGCGTACAGTAACAATGAGCTGGTACAAGACCTGGTAGAGGCTGGTGCTGACGTCAACCAGCGTGCCATAG GGAGCTTTTTCCTTCCCCGAGATCAACAATGCGTCCCGCCCGCACGTCAGACAAATTACGAAGGACTCGCATATTTAGGAGAATATCCCCTGGCCTGGGCCGCTTGCTGTGCTAATGAGGCTGTATACAACCTGCTTCTCGATTCAGATGCGGATCCTGATGCCCAAGACTCTTTTGGAAATATGATTCTGCACATGGTAGTTGTGTGTGATAAATTG GATATGTTTGGATACGCCCTTCGACACCCGAAGGTACCGGCGAGTAATGGAAGATTGAACCGTGCAGGATTCACGCCTCTGACCCTGGCGTGTCAACTTGGCAGAGCCTCAGTATTTAGAGAAATGTTGGAGCTATCCTGTCGGGAGTTTTGGCGATATTCGAACATCACCTGCTCTGCATATCCTCTAAACGCGCTTGACACGCTACTCCCAGATGGACGGACAA attgGAATTCAGCCCTGTTCATAATACTTAATGGTACCAAGCAGGAGCACTTAAATATGTTGGATGGAGGAATTATTCAGAGATTATTGGAAGAGAAGTGGAAGACATTCGCCAGA AAAAAGTTTCTCAAACGGTTGTTAATTTTGATGCTTCACCTCCTTCTTCTCTCGATTGCTGTGTATCTGCGACACAGTAGTTTGGAAGCAGACGTCCAGCCCGATTGGAGTATGGAAGTCACGGACGCAAGAGGCGGCATTAGGTTGGGATGTGAGCTCGGAACTATTGCCAGTACTTTATGCTACATATTTCTTCAGCAAGGCGACGAACTAAAAAATCAAGGAATTGTCGCATATTTTAAGCAACTG ATACATGAGCCAGCGAAGTTCATATTTCTGTCCTCAAACTTGTTGCTATTGGCCTGCATACCAGCTCGACTTGGGCGCCAAAATGAAGTGGAAGAAGCCATTCTAATATTCGTATTGCCAGGGTCTTGGTTTCTTCTAATGTTTTTCGCTGG AGCAGTGAAATTGACAGGGCCGTTTGTGACGATGATCTACAGCATGATTACCGGAGACATGTTCACGTTCGGTATCATATACAGCATAGTGCTGTTTGGATTTTCGCAATCGTTCTATTTTCTATACAGGG gATTTCCAAACGTGCAATCGACATTATTTTCGAGCTATCCTAGTACTTGGATGGCTTTGTTTCAAATCACTTTAGGAGACTATAGC TACACAGATTTAGGACAAACAACATACCCGAATTTATCGAAGACTGTGTTTACCGTTTTCATGGTGTTCGTGCCAATTCTGCTGCTTAACATGCTCATCGCCATGATGGGCAATACGTATGCACACGTCATCGAGCAATCGGAAAAAGAATGGGTAAAGCAG TGGGCTAAAATTGTCGTATCGCTGGAACGCTCAGTAGCTCAGGAAGACGCCCATAAGTACCTACAGGAGTATTCCATAGGGCTGGGCCCCTCAGACGACCCCCGCTACGAGCAACGAGGGGTCATGGTCATCAAGAGCAAGGCCAAGACTAGAGCCAAGCAGCGAAAAGGTGCCCTTGCAAATTGGAag CGTGTTGGCAAAGTGACGATAGCGGAGCTACGCAAGCGCGGCATCAGCGGCGAAGAATTGCGGCTGCTAATGTGGGGGAGAGTATCCATATCCACGCCCACCAAGCCAGCTTTAGC GCGCGCGCCTGCTCTTGACTTCAGCGCTGCCGACTGTGGTGCAGCCGGGGTAGTTCCAGCGTTATCTTCTGCACTAAACGTCATGGCATACACCCAGGACATGGATCTTACTAATACAG gaacaGAAATATTGCTGCAGCCGAAGCCAGATTTGTTAGTGAACGGCGGTACATTAATACCGCCCGCACCACATACAGCGATGCAGCCGCATGCAGCGCCTAGTCTTTTGCCCCAACCTGGTCCCCCGACGCCGATGCAAACTACAGCCACAGGCGCAATACCAGTAGCGAAGTCAGATGTACCTGTCGTACAACAGCCTATAGAGGATCCTCAGAAAATTACCGTAGCACCTCCAACAG TGGACGAGATCGTATACAGAGACTACCTGCAAGAGCTGATGCTGCTAGTGGAAACTGGGTGCCCTAATGACCCCACTATACAGAATCTGGCGCAGAGAGCTGCAGACCTCACGGGGGTGCCGGAGATAGACATCAATGTGTCG ACGGCCGTGAAGTCTGCACGACAGATGGTGGCGGGGGCCGTGTCTGGACTGTTTGGGGTCGCAGCGGAGCCTCCCCCGCCGGAGTCCAACTGGCAAAGAGACCACAATGAGCACACAGATAGTGACCCGATGCCAG ATAGCGTGGTGCTTGGACGAGCGGCGCGCGCACGGCGGGCTCGGACGGCGTCGCGTCGTGCGCCGCCACCCCCACCGCACCTCTATGTGCCAGCCAG ATCAATGTACCTGATTGCATCGGAAAGTAGCGCGGTGGATAGCGACGTAGCGATAGAAGATCAACTATTTAACTCCGGTAGAAATTC TGCATTAGGGAATGAGGATCACTTACGAGCAGCGAGACCCCTGTGTATCCAGCACGCCACGACACCGGGCCTCGTAGAGCACTCCTTGTATGTTGAAG GCTCAGGTAGTGGCGCTGAAGTGGAGAGCGCAGCTCCAGCTCACCAGAACAAGAAGCCGCGCGCAAAAACAGCTCGACCGCGACAAAACAG GATATCACCGGAGCCCAAAGCGGGCAGTCCTTTGGAGCCGTGGGCGACGGCTCCCCTGTCGCGACTGTCGAGGCTCATACGTTCCAGTAGCTCCTCCACGTCGCTCACATCACAGTCGTCCTCGGAAACGCCGCAAAAGTATTGA